A genomic stretch from Hemicordylus capensis ecotype Gifberg chromosome 1, rHemCap1.1.pri, whole genome shotgun sequence includes:
- the DDO gene encoding D-aspartate oxidase isoform X1 has protein sequence MAKAKIAVVGAGLIGLSTAVCISESISGCSVTVIADQFTPNTTSDVAAGVLIPHLDPDTPVHQQKKWFRETFDYLSLICNSSEASEAGIHLISGWQIFKTIPDAKTPFWSDVVLGFRSMTAKELKKFPQHQFGQAFTTLKCDCPPYLLWLEKRLKENGGQVQARKIEDLWELHSDYDIIVNCSGIGSRKLVGDLEIHPIRGQVLKVHAPWVKHFIRDGDGLTYIYPGIHIVTLGGTRQKDDWNLSPDPSTSKNIFDRCCSLEPSLQRAQDIKVRVGLRPSRSAVRLQKEILFRGNEQLLVVHNYGHSGGGFSTHQGTAREATQLVKEYIGTLEMSRFKAKL, from the exons ATGGCCAAGGCAAAGATTGCAGTTGTTGGTGCTGGGCTGATCGGTCTCTCCACAGCCGTTTGCATTTCTGAATCTATTTCAGGCTGCAGTGTGACTGTAATTGCTGATCAATTTACTCCCAACACGACAAGCGATGTAGCAGCTGGGGTGCTTATTCCACATCTTGACCCAG ATACACCAGTTCATCAACAGAAGAAGTGGTTTAGAGAAACATTTGACTACCTCTCATTAATCTGTAATTCCTCGGAAGCTTCAGAGGCAGGGATTCATTTGATATCTGG GTGGCAGATCTTTAAAACCATTCCTGATGCAAAGACTCCATTCTGGTCTGATGTGGTTTTGGGGTTTCGCTCAATGACTGCAAAGGAATTGAAGAAATTTCCACAGCATCAATTTGGTCAGGCTTTTACTACTTTGAAATGTGATTGCCCACCCTATCTTCTCTGGTTGGAGAAAAG GCTGAAAGAAAATGGAGGCCAAGTTCAGGCTAGAAAAATAGAAGACTTATGGGAACTGCACAGTGACTATGACATCATAGTGAACTGCTCAGGCATTGGATCCAGGAAGTTGGTGGGTGACCTGGAGATACATCCCATCAGAGGTCAAGTTCTCAAAGTTCATGCCCCATGGGTCAAACACTTTATTCGTGATGGAGATGGATTGACATATATCTATCCAGGGATACACATTGTAACATTAGGTGGTACAAGGCAAAAAGATGACTGGAATCTGTCCCCAGATCCTAGTACCAGCAAAAACATATTTGACCGATGTTGTTCTCTTGAACCCTCACTTCAGAGAGCTCAGGATATAAAGGTGAGGGTGGGGCTGCGGCCATCCAGGTCAGCTGTAAGACTGCAGAAGGAGATATTGTTCCGAGGTAATGAGCAGCTACTGGTGGTCCACAATTATGGGCATAGTGGTGGTGGTTTTTCAACGCACCAGGGTACAGCCAGAGAAGCAACTCAGCTGGTTAAAGAGTACATTGGAACGTTGGAAATGTCTAGGTTTAAAGCAAAGCTATAA
- the DDO gene encoding D-aspartate oxidase isoform X2 — protein MTAKELKKFPQHQFGQAFTTLKCDCPPYLLWLEKRLKENGGQVQARKIEDLWELHSDYDIIVNCSGIGSRKLVGDLEIHPIRGQVLKVHAPWVKHFIRDGDGLTYIYPGIHIVTLGGTRQKDDWNLSPDPSTSKNIFDRCCSLEPSLQRAQDIKVRVGLRPSRSAVRLQKEILFRGNEQLLVVHNYGHSGGGFSTHQGTAREATQLVKEYIGTLEMSRFKAKL, from the exons ATGACTGCAAAGGAATTGAAGAAATTTCCACAGCATCAATTTGGTCAGGCTTTTACTACTTTGAAATGTGATTGCCCACCCTATCTTCTCTGGTTGGAGAAAAG GCTGAAAGAAAATGGAGGCCAAGTTCAGGCTAGAAAAATAGAAGACTTATGGGAACTGCACAGTGACTATGACATCATAGTGAACTGCTCAGGCATTGGATCCAGGAAGTTGGTGGGTGACCTGGAGATACATCCCATCAGAGGTCAAGTTCTCAAAGTTCATGCCCCATGGGTCAAACACTTTATTCGTGATGGAGATGGATTGACATATATCTATCCAGGGATACACATTGTAACATTAGGTGGTACAAGGCAAAAAGATGACTGGAATCTGTCCCCAGATCCTAGTACCAGCAAAAACATATTTGACCGATGTTGTTCTCTTGAACCCTCACTTCAGAGAGCTCAGGATATAAAGGTGAGGGTGGGGCTGCGGCCATCCAGGTCAGCTGTAAGACTGCAGAAGGAGATATTGTTCCGAGGTAATGAGCAGCTACTGGTGGTCCACAATTATGGGCATAGTGGTGGTGGTTTTTCAACGCACCAGGGTACAGCCAGAGAAGCAACTCAGCTGGTTAAAGAGTACATTGGAACGTTGGAAATGTCTAGGTTTAAAGCAAAGCTATAA